The sequence TGCGGCCGTCCAGAATGGTTGACCGCCTCGGCTCCAGCCGGTTGCGGTCGTAGGGGTCATGGTCTGTTTCGGGCCGGTATATCGCCCGCAACACGAGAGTTCTGCTGTCCCTTCGCCTTCGGTGATCGCCGGTTCGGATCAGCCCCCAGTGCTGCTCGAGTTGATTGCGACGAGGGTCGGCCACCCTGATGGTCGCGACGATGCAGTGAGGTGCGCATGGACGATGCAGTCGAACGGGCGATCGAGTATCTCTGGGAGCGTTACGACAGGCCGCTGACGCTGACCGAGATTGCGGACAGTGCTGGCCTCAGCCGGTTCTATTTCGCCCGACTTTTTCGTAATTCAACCGGAATCACTCCTGGTCGTTTCCTGGCCGCAATTCGTATCTATCACGCCAAGCGCCTTCTCCTCGAGACCCCGCTGCGGATAACGGACGTCTCCGTGCTGGTGGGGTACAGCAGTCTCGGCTCCTTCAGTAACTGCTTCACATCCAGTGTCGGGATCTCACCCGGCCGGTTTCGTCGCCTTGCGCCCACCGGTGCGCCGGAGCTGTCCGGCCTACCGCCGGCCCACCGCGCCGGCTCGGGGGCGATCGCCGGCACGATCAGCCTGCCGGCAGGGCACGGTAACGCCCAGGTGTACCTGGGTGCGTTCCCGACCCGAATCGTGCAGCACCGCGCAGTTGCGGCGATGGTCGTCGACGTGCCGGGAGGCCGTCCGTCCTGCTACCACCTGCCGCACGTGCCCGACGGCACCTGGTTCGTGCACGCGGTGGCGGTGGCCGACGGCGTCGGCCCCGAAGCCCGCCGCCGCACCGCACTGATCGGCATGCACCCCTTGGTGGCGGTCGCCGCGGACGGTGTGACCAGTGCCGCGGTTCGCCTGCGCCGTCGACGGGCGACCGACCCACCTGTCCTGCTCGCGTTACCGGAACTCACGCCCCTGCCAGCGCCCGCGACCGGCGGGTGCCCGGCCACCACGGCACGGCAGACGCAGCTCGCGCGCCCCTCGACCCTGCCCCGCCAGCCGGCGCTGACGGGGCTGGCGCGAACGGTGCCCTGACCCGTGGATTCGCCGAAGGTCAGCCTGTTCGACTGACGTCACCAGTGCGGTTGAACGCGGTCCCCATCGTGTCGGCGGTCCCGACAGCACCGTGGCCGGGGCAACGTCGGGGATGCCCGTCGGGGCGGTCCCTAAGCACCATGGCGTGACCGGTGCCGGGGCGCTTTCGGACTGACGCCGACCACGCCGCATGCGGCGCCCCCGGCGACCCCGCAACGGCTCCCGCCCTAGGAAGTGGTGATTGACCGTGACCTCAGCCGTACTGCTCCAACCGCGTTCCGGCAGCACGCTCACCGAACGGCTCGCGCGTTCGGCCGTCGCTACCGAGGGCGCCGGGATCGCGACGTCCGATGTGCCGGACTGGCTCGCCGCCGAGCGGCTAGCCTGCCGGACTCGAGTGCGACAGATCCCGTTCGCGGATTTGGACGGTTGGTCGTTCCGGGCGGGATCCGGCAACCTGCGACACCGCAGTGGACGGTTCTTCACGGTGGAGGGCCTGCACGTCGTCCGACCGGACGTGGGCATGGAGTGGCAGCAGCCGATCATCGTGCAAACGGAGATCGGCATCCTCGGCATCCTGGCGAAGGAGTTCGACGGAACACTGCACTTCCTCATGCAGGCGAAGGTAGAGCCGGGCAACCCCAACCTGGTGCAGCTGTCGCCCACCGTGCAGGCCACCAGGAGTAACTACACGAAGGCCCACGGCGGGACGGCGGTGAAGTACCTGGAACACTTCCTTGATCCACCCCCGGGCGGGGTACTCACCGATGTCCTGCAGTCCGAGCACGGTGCCTGGTTCTACCGCAAGCGCAATCGCAACATGATCGTCGAGATAACAGGTGAGGTTCCGGCTGACGAGCGCTTCCGCTGGCTTACGCTCGGTCAGCTGGGTCGCCTCCTCCAGCAGGACAATGTGGTCAACATGGACTCGCGGACGGTGCTGGCGAGCGCTCCGCTGGCGTATCCCGAGCACGGCGCCATCCGCTCCGACGCGGATGTGGCGTCCTGGTTTACCGGTCAACGGGCCAGCCACGAGGTGCGGGCCCACCGCATCCCGTTGGCGCAGGTTGCTGGCTGGTGCCGCGACGAGCACCGCATCTACCGTCCGGATCAGCGGTACTTCCGGGTGTTGGCGGTCGCTGTTGAGGGCGCGAACCGGGAGGTTTCAAGCTGGAGCCAGCCGTTGATCGAGCCGGTGGCCCCGGGCGTGGTGGGCTTCGCGTACCGGACCTTCGCCGGTGTCCCACACGTTCTCGTGCACGCGCGGGTGGAGGGCGGCTTCCTCGACACCGTGGAGCTGGCGCCGACCGTGCAGTGCGTCCCAGCGAACTACACCCAGGCGTCAGCGGCACAGCGCCCCCCGTTTCTTGACCTGATGCTGGAAGCACCCCCGGAACGGGTCCGGTACGCGGCGACGCATTCCGAGGAGGGCGGTCGGTTCCGGAATGCCGAGAGTCGTTACCTCGTGGTCGCCACCGATGAGGCGGCGACGCCGACCGAGGCGCCGCCCGGCTACCACTGGGTCACTCCGGGCCAGCTCAGCTGGCTTGCCGGGCACAGCCGCTATGTCAACGTCCAGGCCCGGACCTTGCTGGCAATCCTGCAGACCCGGGCAGCCGAAATCGGCCAGGACTCGTGGGTGGGGCACGCCGCGGGCCGCTACCCCGCGGCGCGCACGTGATGGAGGTGGCCCTCGGCCCGATCCCGGCTTCTCGCCGAACTCGGCGAACGGCTCAGTTGGTCGCGGCGCCAGCGGCCCCGCCGCCGACGTCCCGGATGACCCGGCGCATCGACTCGCCATCGTTGGCGTGTGGGAAGTCCTCCGCCGGCACCGGGACCCCGAGGAACGCGCACAGCGGCTGCCATCCCTGCCGTACGTCATAAGTGAGCAGGTTGCCGGGGGCTACGGAGTTGGCGACCTCCTCGTTGTGCCGACGGAACACATCAATGGCGTAGCCCTTGTCGGCGAAGCGTCCGCCGAAGAGGCCATCCCAGACCATGGTGTTCACGAATCGGTACATCCGGGCCGGCATGGAGCCGGGTTCCGGCGGATTTTCGCGGTTCCGCACGGCGAACTGGTACAGCGTGTCGTACGTGCTTCGGTACCATTCCTCACTGTCCCGAATAGTCAGAATCACCTTCGCCTCGGGGAACGTCTGGGTGATGTCCTTGTGGTAGACAGCGCTGGGCCCATCCACGACGGAGGTGAAGCCGTCGAACAGCATCTTCCAGTCGGGCCGCTGTCCGTCGCAGACGACTTCTTCCCACTGCTGGAGCCGGTCCGAGTCGTTGACGATGTCAAACATGTGATAGCAGGGTCCGTAGCCGAGGCGCTCCAACGCCACCTTCAGTGATGTGGTGCCAGTCCTGCCCAGGCCGGTATTGATGAGCCGTAACATGTGTGAACCCCTTCTGCCGGTGCTGGTGTTGGATTGACCCGGAGCTAGCGCCAGTCCGCTGGGTCCTGCCGAGTGGATACATTGATGCAGTTCCAGAGGTTTACTAGCCCGACATGCATGATCAATGCGCTCA comes from Salinispora tropica CNB-440 and encodes:
- a CDS encoding sulfotransferase family protein, coding for MLRLINTGLGRTGTTSLKVALERLGYGPCYHMFDIVNDSDRLQQWEEVVCDGQRPDWKMLFDGFTSVVDGPSAVYHKDITQTFPEAKVILTIRDSEEWYRSTYDTLYQFAVRNRENPPEPGSMPARMYRFVNTMVWDGLFGGRFADKGYAIDVFRRHNEEVANSVAPGNLLTYDVRQGWQPLCAFLGVPVPAEDFPHANDGESMRRVIRDVGGGAAGAATN
- a CDS encoding NDP-hexose 2,3-dehydratase family protein; translated protein: MTSAVLLQPRSGSTLTERLARSAVATEGAGIATSDVPDWLAAERLACRTRVRQIPFADLDGWSFRAGSGNLRHRSGRFFTVEGLHVVRPDVGMEWQQPIIVQTEIGILGILAKEFDGTLHFLMQAKVEPGNPNLVQLSPTVQATRSNYTKAHGGTAVKYLEHFLDPPPGGVLTDVLQSEHGAWFYRKRNRNMIVEITGEVPADERFRWLTLGQLGRLLQQDNVVNMDSRTVLASAPLAYPEHGAIRSDADVASWFTGQRASHEVRAHRIPLAQVAGWCRDEHRIYRPDQRYFRVLAVAVEGANREVSSWSQPLIEPVAPGVVGFAYRTFAGVPHVLVHARVEGGFLDTVELAPTVQCVPANYTQASAAQRPPFLDLMLEAPPERVRYAATHSEEGGRFRNAESRYLVVATDEAATPTEAPPGYHWVTPGQLSWLAGHSRYVNVQARTLLAILQTRAAEIGQDSWVGHAAGRYPAART
- a CDS encoding helix-turn-helix domain-containing protein, producing the protein MDDAVERAIEYLWERYDRPLTLTEIADSAGLSRFYFARLFRNSTGITPGRFLAAIRIYHAKRLLLETPLRITDVSVLVGYSSLGSFSNCFTSSVGISPGRFRRLAPTGAPELSGLPPAHRAGSGAIAGTISLPAGHGNAQVYLGAFPTRIVQHRAVAAMVVDVPGGRPSCYHLPHVPDGTWFVHAVAVADGVGPEARRRTALIGMHPLVAVAADGVTSAAVRLRRRRATDPPVLLALPELTPLPAPATGGCPATTARQTQLARPSTLPRQPALTGLARTVP